The Mucilaginibacter terrenus genome has a segment encoding these proteins:
- a CDS encoding nitroreductase family protein: MESTFAAVASNIKARRTIKPSTMNGNKIPNGHVASVLELADWAPNHGNTEPWRFIVFEDPAKYCATHADIYKSTTTEETFNSTTYTNLTNQGNNSSHVVIAYQKRGDLPKIPQFEEVIATACAVQNLLLGATALNIGAFWSTGGAVLKPAYAEHFGLGAEDAVLGVLFLGYTDVQPEGKRKIPVEEKIVWNK, translated from the coding sequence ATGGAATCTACTTTCGCTGCTGTTGCAAGCAATATAAAAGCACGCCGTACCATTAAGCCGTCTACCATGAATGGCAACAAAATACCTAACGGCCACGTGGCCTCGGTACTGGAACTTGCCGATTGGGCGCCTAACCACGGCAATACAGAGCCATGGCGCTTTATTGTTTTTGAGGATCCTGCTAAATACTGCGCTACACATGCTGATATTTACAAAAGCACCACAACCGAAGAAACCTTTAATTCAACTACGTACACTAACCTTACTAACCAGGGTAATAACTCGTCGCACGTGGTAATTGCTTACCAAAAACGAGGTGACTTGCCAAAGATCCCCCAGTTTGAAGAAGTTATTGCTACTGCCTGCGCTGTACAAAACCTGCTGCTTGGCGCAACCGCGCTTAACATCGGGGCGTTCTGGAGTACCGGCGGTGCTGTCCTTAAACCTGCTTATGCAGAACATTTTGGCCTGGGTGCTGAAGATGCTGTTTTAGGTGTACTATTCCTGGGCTATACAGATGTGCAGCCGGAAGGTAAACGTAAGATTCCGGTAGAGGAGAAGATCGTTTGGAATAAATAA
- a CDS encoding murein L,D-transpeptidase catalytic domain family protein, producing the protein MRKHLWWIIGALLLFSVTVISWKPSSVSKNINGIVKTGGTLTSKDFFAQYVNQLYQTANLAQTGMDIAVLQKALTGYYNLKLENKLAKNSNIITVVDFNKPSREKRMWIIDVLNKTVLLNTWVAHGQGSGNDMATAFSNNNESHQSSLGFYLTDDVYIGKHGQSLRLNGLDEGINSAARARGIVVHAADYVSQGTINQLGRLGRSFGCPAVSPEVSSLVINTIKGGSMLFINANTANYTSKLLDENGPANFLMPAAADTTKAGSTALISKL; encoded by the coding sequence ATGAGAAAACATCTTTGGTGGATCATAGGCGCTTTATTGTTATTTTCCGTAACTGTTATCAGCTGGAAACCTTCAAGCGTATCAAAAAACATTAATGGTATTGTTAAAACAGGTGGTACATTAACCAGCAAAGATTTTTTTGCTCAGTATGTAAACCAACTTTATCAGACTGCCAACCTGGCCCAAACTGGTATGGATATAGCCGTGCTGCAAAAAGCACTTACAGGTTATTACAATCTTAAACTGGAGAACAAACTGGCCAAAAACAGTAACATTATCACCGTAGTAGACTTTAACAAGCCAAGCCGCGAAAAGAGAATGTGGATTATTGACGTGTTGAACAAAACAGTACTGCTGAACACCTGGGTTGCCCACGGACAAGGCAGTGGTAACGATATGGCTACAGCGTTCTCTAACAATAACGAGTCGCACCAGAGCAGCCTTGGTTTTTATCTTACAGATGACGTATATATTGGCAAACATGGTCAATCGCTACGCTTAAATGGTTTAGATGAAGGCATCAATAGCGCGGCCCGTGCACGTGGTATTGTAGTACACGCTGCAGATTACGTAAGCCAGGGCACTATTAACCAATTGGGCCGTTTAGGTCGCAGCTTTGGTTGCCCGGCGGTCTCTCCGGAAGTGTCAAGCCTGGTGATCAATACTATCAAAGGCGGTTCGATGCTGTTTATCAATGCAAATACTGCCAACTACACATCTAAATTATTAGATGAGAACGGCCCGGCCAACTTTTTAATGCCAGCGGCAGCAGATACTACTAAGGCAGGCAGCACAGCATTGATTTCAAAATTGTAA